The following are encoded together in the Manduca sexta isolate Smith_Timp_Sample1 chromosome 22, JHU_Msex_v1.0, whole genome shotgun sequence genome:
- the LOC115452754 gene encoding putative uncharacterized protein DDB_G0282133 isoform X3 yields MKRKKDTFFICSSGNYERFEVLNNLEVYVMAPGNNERHTGHTGTIPKTKARNNCNVPQEAVTPTRRDMTTNLVSTSLDWVPVSEYNSRTNYSQTRKLTNNTSDQELTDLDNSVSFESGFGRFVPVRPQPRALPLNGQSRDNIVSEQHEDGTGSTISGHSLHPYAHQMQNGLIPHSNHAAAAVMIVNPTTPNAVTGNVSQPFNASNQNRNNLSRNINSSRNNFDGNNHLSANNSTPPISNSRSGTKAINLMNNMYEQGQGSFNNLNDSNHVHRESARALGEAIVAACPDAAAVERRLGQIREYIRVTSSLVDTMRNSEDEAFIEHTKEEYDELVEMVMKLKESEENLEKMLIEKRPDNIEVPAEEIGGPIAIAQASNGGHKTKNEDNSDSNLNQDKTCNVNNNRDNTMFNNNLKKVTNIENEQLNKSMHSIVIEEETTALDNKISDTENTQEQGSDTIEITEITNENNNPEISKLDPPNNESEIKKDDQQLNDILRRNILSCVQKVALIEEIKSKNKDANKQDDQDIVTRPVSVQSNGSAYSENELWQNEIKNKMELSQMRLAALKQQQKRLLKYQEEAKQQLEEIHRERQSQEVQPSTSHDNFSVMQNQAFSGNYHHANRMYAANQIGVATTLPHTAETLHGQQNMTNNVDNDHLHSTHSTHSQDERLSQRENNIASSEEAAGGGHSEAEDDEILLNERGQMLQMKLRELQMKKQHMENLVSEFQKLQMATRLPTTHNTYSTSGEESAEDEPRKCVKSGNNIKNEDPFKLMEIKAIKTALQKTKDLMRSVENYEAEHLPSGHETSYRDISGPSNIHDNKSEGGGSMSGWSNEGSMCRVRNTLPQRHKFTNEQQHRPQQHHSQQQQLQQHMQQQQLQQQQSHEANIASLQELAQELRMETEKIMGERARIKDMVSNKVSRKQKKVNEEVLGGGGGGCPGPAERRQLQLRALLADKQRELDALLNKEKVLCSGAEVQKTKPESRSASIVNQSYNSEHEEPEPRAEHTLLSSQSARETENFRGSGGDSMLSGRAMPAAVAHLENTYASDSDNTSRNKSNQRNRPRRRQPQERQADDSNGSQSNITCQNMRSEPRSEASNVNMTQSMSQNGDNPINAPYLHLPPPCWNTKSNQDVRTNQFTQNSHSQTMERLLGTPQMSFPPSMPFNMMMPYGMVGNCGCGCGFWGAWCWQQLVMQQREIHQLREQLNHLEERWRAETASHTLNNQVPPGNRANNYWDNFRSYSRQNLLSTNNKANADGHLSVGPPHNPHPLVERSHNTLHHTSTAPSPCATPKRNTNAISSLQISGQSSQPNNDEPLNRHPRRNVTYERSLSFSSAPDVLNVNQNPDNEVTTAPHARNPEDMSTMTVPNVNINRQESTPVSFRNLNITNPIPEIIQSHSNNLNTPANSKKKSSSKLPAKNSTNRRNYTLDYSQTSNINIASTSEMPNPNLASTSREDKATSKLFDLLRENIYSEVTALIGVNESHPDFLIQLFRELQLISSDALRQKVLQSIRNVLSQYNSIMQSQANESVQEDPRPEAVSTTSAEMNSYNECNPHTMQNNCTSTVQIDNKVVRFLLLKSEETCTPEFLEALASLILTTLEGRYSQQTKRRLLEVLSKYDGMRVCDVSSDIIENLPLFVTTKLDGDSATHSNELSESTILQDVAGSLNMFSSSDTQLHQLNSCPYDIWPGHVHVDIDSTDLNDSGPRSNQEVKVDLINCSEMHNGDLAEADQTCHTEIEEVGVNGHEEVGANAEALPDVVDTEEVTPTEAEAEWLGLDRVPTRLHMEESSGKQKGDFKVIH; encoded by the exons atgaaaagaaaaaaagatacATTCTTCATATGTAG TTCAGGTAACTATGAAAGGTTTGAAGTGTTAAATAATCTCGAAGTGTATGTTATGGCTCCTGGTAACAACGAGCGGCATACAGGTCACACGGGCACCATACCCAAAACAAAAGCAAGGAACAACTGCAATGTACCTCAAGAAGCCGTCACGCCTACAAGGAGAGATATGACGACAAATCTGGTGTCG ACTTCTCTTGACTGGGTGCCTGTGTCAGAATATAACAGTAGAACCAATTACAGCCAGACAAGGAAATTAACTAATAATACATCTGATCAAGAATTGACAGATTTAG ACAACTCTGTGTCCTTTGAAAGTGGATTTGGTAGATTTGTACCTGTTAGGCCTCAACCCCGTGCTTTACCATTAAATGGGCAAAGCAGAGATAATATAGTGTCTGAACAGCATGAAGATGGAACTGGATCTACTATCTCTGGACATAGTCTGCATCCCTATGCTCATCAAATGCAAAATG gaTTAATTCCTCATTCTAATCATGCAGCTGCTGCTGTTATGATTGTAAATCCTACAACACCAAATGCCGTAACTGGGAATGTTTCGCAACCATTTAAC GCTTCCAATCAGAACAGAAATAATCTCTCAAGAAATATAAACTCATCACGAAATAACTTTGATGGTAATAATCACTTAAGCGCTAATAACAGTACTCCACCAATATCGAACTCTAGATCTGGAACTAAAGCTATCAATTTAATGAACAATATGTATGAACAAGGGCAAGGGAGCTTTAATAATCTCAATGATTCTAATCAT GTACATAGAGAATCCGCCCGAGCACTCGGGGAAGCAATAGTTGCGGCCTGTCCCGACGCCGCAGCGGTAGAGAGACGCCTCGGACAGATTCGAGAGTACATAAGAGTTACATCTTCTTTAGTCGACACTATGCGCAATTCAGAAGATGAG gctTTTATTGAACATACAAAAGAAGAATATGATGAATTAGTCGAAATggtaatgaaattaaaagaaagtGAAGAAAACTTAGAAAAAATGCTGATAGAGAAAAGACCAGATAATATTGAAGTTCCTGCTGAAGAAATAGGCGGACCTATCGCAATTGCACAGGCAAGTAATGGTggacataaaactaaaaacgaAGACAATTCTGATAGTAATTTGAATCAAGACAAAACATGTAATGTCAATAATAATCGAGATAATACAATGTTTAACAACAATCTAAAAAAGGTTACCAATATTGAAAATGAACAACTGAATAAATCCATGCATAGCATCGTTATTGAAGAAGAAACCACAGCACTAGACAACAAGATAAGTGATACGGAAAATACACAGGAGCAGGGTTCGGACACCATTGAAATAACAGAGATTACAAATGAAAACAACAATCCCGAAATTTCTAAACTAGATCCCCCCAACAACgaatcagaaataaaaaaagatgatCAACAGTTAAATGACATACTTCGGAGAAATATATTATCATGTGTGCAAAAAGTTGCGCTcattgaagaaataaaaagtaaaaataaagatgCTAATAAACAAGATGATCAG GATATAGTGACGCGACCAGTATCAGTTCAAAGTAATGGCTCTGCATACAGTGAGAATGAACTTTGGcagaatgaaattaaaaataaaatggaattgtCTCAAATGCGCCTTGCGGCACTCAAACAACAACAAAAGAGACTTCTTAAATACCAG gagGAAGCTAAGCAACAACTAGAAGAAATTCATAGGGAGAGACAATCTCAAGAAGTACAACCCTCTACATCACATGACAATTTTTCAGTTATGCAA AACCAGGCATTCAGTGGCAATTACCATCATGCAAATCGTATGTATGCGGCCAACCAAATCGGTGTAGCGACCACACTGCCACACACGGCGGAGACATTACACGGACAGCAGAACATGACAAACAACGTGGACAATGATCATCTACATTCAACTCATTCGACGCACAGTCAAGATGAGCGCCTTTCTCAACGAGAAAATAATATAGCTAGTAGCGAG gAGGCAGCTGGTGGCGGTCATAGCGAAGCAGAAGATGACGAAATTCTATTGAACGAACGTGGCCAAATGTTGCAGATGAAGTTAAGGGAACTGCAAATGAAAAAACAGCATATGGAAAATTTG GTGTCAGAATTCCAAAAATTACAAATGGCCACTCGTCTTCCTACTACCCATAACACCTATTCGACTTCGGGCGAGGAAAGCGCCGAAGATGAGCCACGGAAAT GCGTTAAATCCGGGaacaatattaaaaacgaaGATCCGTTTAAGCTTATGGaaataaaggcaataaaaaCTGCGCTTCAAAAGACCAAAG ATTTGATGAGATCCGTTGAAAACTACGAAGCTGAACATCTACCAAGCGGCCACGAGACTTCTTATCGTGATATTTCTGGTCCCTCTAATATTCATGATAA TAAATCCGAGGGGGGTGGCAGTATGAGTGGTTGGTCAAACGAGGGTAGTATGTGTCGCGTGCGCAACACATTACCACAGCGGCACAAGTTCACCAACGAGCAGCAACATCGCCCGCAACAACATCACTCCCAACAACAGCAGCTGCAACAACATATGCAACAACAACAATTGCAACAACAGCAAA gtcaCGAAGCCAACATAGCGTCACTTCAAGAACTGGCGCAAGAATTACGAATGGAAACGGAAAAAATTATGGGAGAACGTGCTCGTATTAAAGACATGGTATCTAATAAAG TGAGCCGCAAGCAGAAGAAGGTGAACGAGGAGGTGCTCGGCGGCGGTGGTGGCGGCTGCCCGGGGCCCGCCGAGCGCCGCCAGCTGCAGCTGCGCGCGCTGCTCGCCGACAAGCAGCGCGAGCTCGACGCGCTGCTCAACAAGGAG AAGGTTTTGTGCTCCGGGGCCGAGGTACAAAAGACAAAACCTGAATCGCGTTCTGCGTCGATTGTGAACCAGTCTTATAACAG TGAACATGAGGAGCCCGAGCCGCGAGCAGAACACACACTTCTGAGCTCTCAGAGTGCCAGGGAAACTGAGAACTTTAGg GGTAGTGGAGGCGACAGTATGCTGAGCGGACGCGCCATGCCTGCAGCGGTAGCACATCTGGAAAATACATACGCCAGTGATAGCGACAA TACTTCGAGAAATAAATCGAACCAAAGGAATCGCCCTCGGCGGAGACAACCACAAGAGAGGCAGGCAGATGATAGTAAC gGGTCTCAGTCGAACATCACTTGTCAAAATATGCGCAGCGAACCAAGAAGTGAAGCTTCTAATGTGAACATGACGCAATCGATGTCCCAAAACG gTGACAACCCTATCAATGCGCCGTATTTGCATCTACCGCCTCCTTGTTGGAATACGAAGTCCAATCAG GATGTACGGACGAatcaatttacacaaaatagCCATTCGCAGACCATGGAGCGCCTGTTAGGAACACCACAGATGTCGTTCCCACCATCTATGCCCTTCAACATGATGATGCCTTATG GTATGGTGGGAAATTGTGGGTGTGGCTGCGGATTCTGGGGCGCGTGGTGTTGGCAACAACTCGTCATGCAACAACGAGAGATACATCAACTCAGGGAGCAGCTTAATCAT TTGGAGGAGCGTTGGAGAGCTGAAACTGCTTCTCACACGCTAAACAATCAAGTGCCGCCTGGTAATCGGGCTAATAATTACTGGGATAACTTTAGAAG CTATTCGCGTCAAAACCTCCTCTCAACTAATAACAAAGCAAATGCTGACGGGCACTTGAGCGTTGGGCCGCCTCACAATCCACACCCTTTGGTGGAAAGATCGCATAATACTTTACATCACACATCAACAGCACCGTCCCCATGCGCTACACCAAAAAGGAATACAAATGCTATCAGTTCTTTGCAAATTTCTGGCCAATCATCGCAGCCAAATAACGATGAACCGTTAAATCGGCATCCACGTAGAAATGTGACATATGAGAGATCACTCTCTTTTTCATCTGCACCAGATGTTCTCAATGTAAATCAAAATCCTGATAATGAAGTCACGACTGCTCCCCATGCAAGAAACCCAGAGGACATGAGTACAATGACTGTCCCTAATGTTAACATAAACCGCCAAGAGTCTACCCCTGTTTCATTTAGaaacttaaatattacaaatccaaTACCAGAAATAATACAATCGCATTCTAACAATTTGAACACGCCTGCTAATAGTAAGAAAAAATCGTCCTCCAAGTTACCAGctaaaaattctacaaacaGACGCAATTACACTTTAGACTACTCTCAGACAAGCAATATCAATATTGCAAGCACTTCAGAAATGCCGAATCCTAATTTAGCATCCACTAGCCGAGAAGATAAGGCGACTTCGAAATTGTTTGACCTCCTTAGAGAGAATATTTATTCTGAAGTTACCGCTCTTATTGGGGTAAATGAATCTCATCCGGACTTTTTGATACAACTGTTCAGAGAATTGCAGTTAATCAGTTCAGATGCGTTACGACAAAAAGTACTACAGTCCATACGTAATGTTTTGTCGCAATACAACTCTATAATGCAATCTCAAGCAAATGAGAGCGTGCAAGAAGATCCGAGACCAGAAGCCGTGTCGACAACCTCTGCAGAAATGAACAGTTACAATGAATGTAACCCGCACACAATGCAAAATAATTGCACCAGCACAGTGCAAATTGATAATAAAGTTGTTCGATTTTTACTGTTAAAAAGCGAAGAAACTTGCACACCGGAGTTCCTAGAAGCGTTAGCATCGCTTATTCTTACTACGTTAGAGGGTAGATACTCGCAACAAACAAAGCGTCGACTTCTTGAAGTACTGTCGAAATATGATGGTATGCGGGTTTGTGATGTATCAAGTGATATTATTGAAAACTTGCCCTTATTCGTGACAACTAAATTAGATGGAGATTCTGCGACTCACAGCAATGAGCTTTCCGAGTCCACTATTCTACAAGATGTCGCAGGATCTTTAAACATGTTTAGTTCAAGTGACACGCAACTACATCAACTAAATTCGTGCCCATATGATATTTGGCCAGGGCATGTCCACGTAGACATTGATTCTACCGATTTGAACGACAGTGGACCACGATCCAATCAAGAAGTCAAAGTCGATTTAATCAATTGTTCTGAAATGCATAATGGCGATTTGGCTGAGGCCGACCAAACGTGCCACACGGAGATAGAAGAGGTTGGAGTCAACGGTCACGAAGAAGTAGGGGCCAATGCGGAAGCTTTGCCTGATGTAGTAGACACTGAGGAAGTTACTCCGACAGAG GCGGAAGCGGAATGGCTTGGGCTTGACCGTGTACCAACAAGGCTGCATATGGAAGAATCATCTGGAAAACAAAAAGGTGATTTTAAAGTAATACATTAA
- the LOC115452754 gene encoding putative uncharacterized protein DDB_G0282133 isoform X4, which yields MKRKKDTFFICSSGNYERFEVLNNLEVYVMAPGNNERHTGHTGTIPKTKARNNCNVPQEAVTPTRRDMTTNLVSTSLDWVPVSEYNSRTNYSQTRKLTNNTSDQELTDLDNSVSFESGFGRFVPVRPQPRALPLNGQSRDNIVSEQHEDGTGSTISGHSLHPYAHQMQNGLIPHSNHAAAAVMIVNPTTPNAVTGNVSQPFNASNQNRNNLSRNINSSRNNFDGNNHLSANNSTPPISNSRSGTKAINLMNNMYEQGQGSFNNLNDSNHVHRESARALGEAIVAACPDAAAVERRLGQIREYIRVTSSLVDTMRNSEDEAFIEHTKEEYDELVEMVMKLKESEENLEKMLIEKRPDNIEVPAEEIGGPIAIAQASNGGHKTKNEDNSDSNLNQDKTCNVNNNRDNTMFNNNLKKVTNIENEQLNKSMHSIVIEEETTALDNKISDTENTQEQGSDTIEITEITNENNNPEISKLDPPNNESEIKKDDQQLNDILRRNILSCVQKVALIEEIKSKNKDANKQDDQDIVTRPVSVQSNGSAYSENELWQNEIKNKMELSQMRLAALKQQQKRLLKYQEEAKQQLEEIHRERQSQEVQPSTSHDNFSVMQNQAFSGNYHHANRMYAANQIGVATTLPHTAETLHGQQNMTNNVDNDHLHSTHSTHSQDERLSQRENNIASSEEAAGGGHSEAEDDEILLNERGQMLQMKLRELQMKKQHMENLVSEFQKLQMATRLPTTHNTYSTSGEESAEDEPRKCVKSGNNIKNEDPFKLMEIKAIKTALQKTKDLMRSVENYEAEHLPSGHETSYRDISGPSNIHDNKSEGGGSMSGWSNEGSMCRVRNTLPQRHKFTNEQQHRPQQHHSQQQQLQQHMQQQQLQQQQSHEANIASLQELAQELRMETEKIMGERARIKDMVSNKVSRKQKKVNEEVLGGGGGGCPGPAERRQLQLRALLADKQRELDALLNKEVLCSGAEVQKTKPESRSASIVNQSYNSEHEEPEPRAEHTLLSSQSARETENFRGSGGDSMLSGRAMPAAVAHLENTYASDSDNTSRNKSNQRNRPRRRQPQERQADDSNGSQSNITCQNMRSEPRSEASNVNMTQSMSQNGDNPINAPYLHLPPPCWNTKSNQDVRTNQFTQNSHSQTMERLLGTPQMSFPPSMPFNMMMPYGMVGNCGCGCGFWGAWCWQQLVMQQREIHQLREQLNHLEERWRAETASHTLNNQVPPGNRANNYWDNFRSYSRQNLLSTNNKANADGHLSVGPPHNPHPLVERSHNTLHHTSTAPSPCATPKRNTNAISSLQISGQSSQPNNDEPLNRHPRRNVTYERSLSFSSAPDVLNVNQNPDNEVTTAPHARNPEDMSTMTVPNVNINRQESTPVSFRNLNITNPIPEIIQSHSNNLNTPANSKKKSSSKLPAKNSTNRRNYTLDYSQTSNINIASTSEMPNPNLASTSREDKATSKLFDLLRENIYSEVTALIGVNESHPDFLIQLFRELQLISSDALRQKVLQSIRNVLSQYNSIMQSQANESVQEDPRPEAVSTTSAEMNSYNECNPHTMQNNCTSTVQIDNKVVRFLLLKSEETCTPEFLEALASLILTTLEGRYSQQTKRRLLEVLSKYDGMRVCDVSSDIIENLPLFVTTKLDGDSATHSNELSESTILQDVAGSLNMFSSSDTQLHQLNSCPYDIWPGHVHVDIDSTDLNDSGPRSNQEVKVDLINCSEMHNGDLAEADQTCHTEIEEVGVNGHEEVGANAEALPDVVDTEEVTPTEAEAEWLGLDRVPTRLHMEESSGKQKGDFKVIH from the exons atgaaaagaaaaaaagatacATTCTTCATATGTAG TTCAGGTAACTATGAAAGGTTTGAAGTGTTAAATAATCTCGAAGTGTATGTTATGGCTCCTGGTAACAACGAGCGGCATACAGGTCACACGGGCACCATACCCAAAACAAAAGCAAGGAACAACTGCAATGTACCTCAAGAAGCCGTCACGCCTACAAGGAGAGATATGACGACAAATCTGGTGTCG ACTTCTCTTGACTGGGTGCCTGTGTCAGAATATAACAGTAGAACCAATTACAGCCAGACAAGGAAATTAACTAATAATACATCTGATCAAGAATTGACAGATTTAG ACAACTCTGTGTCCTTTGAAAGTGGATTTGGTAGATTTGTACCTGTTAGGCCTCAACCCCGTGCTTTACCATTAAATGGGCAAAGCAGAGATAATATAGTGTCTGAACAGCATGAAGATGGAACTGGATCTACTATCTCTGGACATAGTCTGCATCCCTATGCTCATCAAATGCAAAATG gaTTAATTCCTCATTCTAATCATGCAGCTGCTGCTGTTATGATTGTAAATCCTACAACACCAAATGCCGTAACTGGGAATGTTTCGCAACCATTTAAC GCTTCCAATCAGAACAGAAATAATCTCTCAAGAAATATAAACTCATCACGAAATAACTTTGATGGTAATAATCACTTAAGCGCTAATAACAGTACTCCACCAATATCGAACTCTAGATCTGGAACTAAAGCTATCAATTTAATGAACAATATGTATGAACAAGGGCAAGGGAGCTTTAATAATCTCAATGATTCTAATCAT GTACATAGAGAATCCGCCCGAGCACTCGGGGAAGCAATAGTTGCGGCCTGTCCCGACGCCGCAGCGGTAGAGAGACGCCTCGGACAGATTCGAGAGTACATAAGAGTTACATCTTCTTTAGTCGACACTATGCGCAATTCAGAAGATGAG gctTTTATTGAACATACAAAAGAAGAATATGATGAATTAGTCGAAATggtaatgaaattaaaagaaagtGAAGAAAACTTAGAAAAAATGCTGATAGAGAAAAGACCAGATAATATTGAAGTTCCTGCTGAAGAAATAGGCGGACCTATCGCAATTGCACAGGCAAGTAATGGTggacataaaactaaaaacgaAGACAATTCTGATAGTAATTTGAATCAAGACAAAACATGTAATGTCAATAATAATCGAGATAATACAATGTTTAACAACAATCTAAAAAAGGTTACCAATATTGAAAATGAACAACTGAATAAATCCATGCATAGCATCGTTATTGAAGAAGAAACCACAGCACTAGACAACAAGATAAGTGATACGGAAAATACACAGGAGCAGGGTTCGGACACCATTGAAATAACAGAGATTACAAATGAAAACAACAATCCCGAAATTTCTAAACTAGATCCCCCCAACAACgaatcagaaataaaaaaagatgatCAACAGTTAAATGACATACTTCGGAGAAATATATTATCATGTGTGCAAAAAGTTGCGCTcattgaagaaataaaaagtaaaaataaagatgCTAATAAACAAGATGATCAG GATATAGTGACGCGACCAGTATCAGTTCAAAGTAATGGCTCTGCATACAGTGAGAATGAACTTTGGcagaatgaaattaaaaataaaatggaattgtCTCAAATGCGCCTTGCGGCACTCAAACAACAACAAAAGAGACTTCTTAAATACCAG gagGAAGCTAAGCAACAACTAGAAGAAATTCATAGGGAGAGACAATCTCAAGAAGTACAACCCTCTACATCACATGACAATTTTTCAGTTATGCAA AACCAGGCATTCAGTGGCAATTACCATCATGCAAATCGTATGTATGCGGCCAACCAAATCGGTGTAGCGACCACACTGCCACACACGGCGGAGACATTACACGGACAGCAGAACATGACAAACAACGTGGACAATGATCATCTACATTCAACTCATTCGACGCACAGTCAAGATGAGCGCCTTTCTCAACGAGAAAATAATATAGCTAGTAGCGAG gAGGCAGCTGGTGGCGGTCATAGCGAAGCAGAAGATGACGAAATTCTATTGAACGAACGTGGCCAAATGTTGCAGATGAAGTTAAGGGAACTGCAAATGAAAAAACAGCATATGGAAAATTTG GTGTCAGAATTCCAAAAATTACAAATGGCCACTCGTCTTCCTACTACCCATAACACCTATTCGACTTCGGGCGAGGAAAGCGCCGAAGATGAGCCACGGAAAT GCGTTAAATCCGGGaacaatattaaaaacgaaGATCCGTTTAAGCTTATGGaaataaaggcaataaaaaCTGCGCTTCAAAAGACCAAAG ATTTGATGAGATCCGTTGAAAACTACGAAGCTGAACATCTACCAAGCGGCCACGAGACTTCTTATCGTGATATTTCTGGTCCCTCTAATATTCATGATAA TAAATCCGAGGGGGGTGGCAGTATGAGTGGTTGGTCAAACGAGGGTAGTATGTGTCGCGTGCGCAACACATTACCACAGCGGCACAAGTTCACCAACGAGCAGCAACATCGCCCGCAACAACATCACTCCCAACAACAGCAGCTGCAACAACATATGCAACAACAACAATTGCAACAACAGCAAA gtcaCGAAGCCAACATAGCGTCACTTCAAGAACTGGCGCAAGAATTACGAATGGAAACGGAAAAAATTATGGGAGAACGTGCTCGTATTAAAGACATGGTATCTAATAAAG TGAGCCGCAAGCAGAAGAAGGTGAACGAGGAGGTGCTCGGCGGCGGTGGTGGCGGCTGCCCGGGGCCCGCCGAGCGCCGCCAGCTGCAGCTGCGCGCGCTGCTCGCCGACAAGCAGCGCGAGCTCGACGCGCTGCTCAACAAGGAG GTTTTGTGCTCCGGGGCCGAGGTACAAAAGACAAAACCTGAATCGCGTTCTGCGTCGATTGTGAACCAGTCTTATAACAG TGAACATGAGGAGCCCGAGCCGCGAGCAGAACACACACTTCTGAGCTCTCAGAGTGCCAGGGAAACTGAGAACTTTAGg GGTAGTGGAGGCGACAGTATGCTGAGCGGACGCGCCATGCCTGCAGCGGTAGCACATCTGGAAAATACATACGCCAGTGATAGCGACAA TACTTCGAGAAATAAATCGAACCAAAGGAATCGCCCTCGGCGGAGACAACCACAAGAGAGGCAGGCAGATGATAGTAAC gGGTCTCAGTCGAACATCACTTGTCAAAATATGCGCAGCGAACCAAGAAGTGAAGCTTCTAATGTGAACATGACGCAATCGATGTCCCAAAACG gTGACAACCCTATCAATGCGCCGTATTTGCATCTACCGCCTCCTTGTTGGAATACGAAGTCCAATCAG GATGTACGGACGAatcaatttacacaaaatagCCATTCGCAGACCATGGAGCGCCTGTTAGGAACACCACAGATGTCGTTCCCACCATCTATGCCCTTCAACATGATGATGCCTTATG GTATGGTGGGAAATTGTGGGTGTGGCTGCGGATTCTGGGGCGCGTGGTGTTGGCAACAACTCGTCATGCAACAACGAGAGATACATCAACTCAGGGAGCAGCTTAATCAT TTGGAGGAGCGTTGGAGAGCTGAAACTGCTTCTCACACGCTAAACAATCAAGTGCCGCCTGGTAATCGGGCTAATAATTACTGGGATAACTTTAGAAG CTATTCGCGTCAAAACCTCCTCTCAACTAATAACAAAGCAAATGCTGACGGGCACTTGAGCGTTGGGCCGCCTCACAATCCACACCCTTTGGTGGAAAGATCGCATAATACTTTACATCACACATCAACAGCACCGTCCCCATGCGCTACACCAAAAAGGAATACAAATGCTATCAGTTCTTTGCAAATTTCTGGCCAATCATCGCAGCCAAATAACGATGAACCGTTAAATCGGCATCCACGTAGAAATGTGACATATGAGAGATCACTCTCTTTTTCATCTGCACCAGATGTTCTCAATGTAAATCAAAATCCTGATAATGAAGTCACGACTGCTCCCCATGCAAGAAACCCAGAGGACATGAGTACAATGACTGTCCCTAATGTTAACATAAACCGCCAAGAGTCTACCCCTGTTTCATTTAGaaacttaaatattacaaatccaaTACCAGAAATAATACAATCGCATTCTAACAATTTGAACACGCCTGCTAATAGTAAGAAAAAATCGTCCTCCAAGTTACCAGctaaaaattctacaaacaGACGCAATTACACTTTAGACTACTCTCAGACAAGCAATATCAATATTGCAAGCACTTCAGAAATGCCGAATCCTAATTTAGCATCCACTAGCCGAGAAGATAAGGCGACTTCGAAATTGTTTGACCTCCTTAGAGAGAATATTTATTCTGAAGTTACCGCTCTTATTGGGGTAAATGAATCTCATCCGGACTTTTTGATACAACTGTTCAGAGAATTGCAGTTAATCAGTTCAGATGCGTTACGACAAAAAGTACTACAGTCCATACGTAATGTTTTGTCGCAATACAACTCTATAATGCAATCTCAAGCAAATGAGAGCGTGCAAGAAGATCCGAGACCAGAAGCCGTGTCGACAACCTCTGCAGAAATGAACAGTTACAATGAATGTAACCCGCACACAATGCAAAATAATTGCACCAGCACAGTGCAAATTGATAATAAAGTTGTTCGATTTTTACTGTTAAAAAGCGAAGAAACTTGCACACCGGAGTTCCTAGAAGCGTTAGCATCGCTTATTCTTACTACGTTAGAGGGTAGATACTCGCAACAAACAAAGCGTCGACTTCTTGAAGTACTGTCGAAATATGATGGTATGCGGGTTTGTGATGTATCAAGTGATATTATTGAAAACTTGCCCTTATTCGTGACAACTAAATTAGATGGAGATTCTGCGACTCACAGCAATGAGCTTTCCGAGTCCACTATTCTACAAGATGTCGCAGGATCTTTAAACATGTTTAGTTCAAGTGACACGCAACTACATCAACTAAATTCGTGCCCATATGATATTTGGCCAGGGCATGTCCACGTAGACATTGATTCTACCGATTTGAACGACAGTGGACCACGATCCAATCAAGAAGTCAAAGTCGATTTAATCAATTGTTCTGAAATGCATAATGGCGATTTGGCTGAGGCCGACCAAACGTGCCACACGGAGATAGAAGAGGTTGGAGTCAACGGTCACGAAGAAGTAGGGGCCAATGCGGAAGCTTTGCCTGATGTAGTAGACACTGAGGAAGTTACTCCGACAGAG GCGGAAGCGGAATGGCTTGGGCTTGACCGTGTACCAACAAGGCTGCATATGGAAGAATCATCTGGAAAACAAAAAGGTGATTTTAAAGTAATACATTAA